A window of Oncorhynchus tshawytscha isolate Ot180627B linkage group LG10, Otsh_v2.0, whole genome shotgun sequence contains these coding sequences:
- the LOC112235606 gene encoding uncharacterized protein LOC112235606: MKDTSSKIQDTIAISTHINSGPPARYQLVTKKQNLDDEGLLRRCTFGERDHSKLNKTILIVGETGTGKSTLINAMVNYILGVEWEHKVWFEIIEEEKGIQSESQTTAITMYEVFGCEGLRVPYSLTINDTPGYGDTRGIQEDQLISEKLLEMFRSTNGIHQIDAVGLVVKATENRLNDRQKYIFDAVLSIFGKDMEKNIVTLITHSDGRPAKNGLEAITRANVPCAKNDRNQPVHFTFNNCQCEVFAEDDEDCEEYVSSQKTSWDKGAKSMDKFFNYKIEPKSMKMTEGVLRERKHLEACVNNLRERIHMVDLKQDEIKQTQEALKEHKNDIEENNNFTYTVEEPYKEKAPTKEGNATTCTVCEENCHYPGCWWVSNLSWCSVMQNNCCTVCTGKCHYTDHSLSLSAALHLGFLIDKMKETGETKKVQKLEEMKKRAEEHKGALDYFKAGRTFEALEGVMLLET; this comes from the exons gGACACATCATCAAAAATACAAGACACCATTGCAATAAGTACCCATATCAATTCAGGACCTCCTGCAAGGTATCAGCTGGTAACAAAGAAACAGAATCTAGATGATGAAGGCCTGCTCAGAAGATGTACCTTTGGAGAGAGAGATCACAGTAAGCTCAACAAAACCATTCTGATagtgggagagacaggaacagggaAGTCAACTCTGATCAATGCCATGGTCAATTACATCCTGGGTGTGGAGTGGGAACATAAAGTCTGGTTTGAGATCATTGAGGAGGAAAAAGGAATTCAAAGTGAAAGTCAAACTACAGCTATCACTATGTATGAAGTCTTTGGGTGTGAGGGCCTGAGAGTCCCCTACTCTCTCACCATCAATGACACTCCTGGGTATGGAGACACCAGAGGGATCCAAGAAGACCAACTGATCTCTGAAAAACTGTTGGAGATGTTTAGGTCTACCAATGGGATTCATCAAATTGATGCTGTGGGTTTAGTGGTGAAGGCAACTGAGAATCGACTCAATGACAGACAGAAGTACATCTTCGATGCAGTTTTGTCTATATTTGGCAAAGACATGGAGAAGAACATTGTGACCCTTATCACACACTCAGATGGGAGGCCCGCAAAGAATGGCCTTGAAGCTATTACAAGAGCAAACGTTCCCTGTGCCAAAAATGACAGGAATCAACCTGTTCATTTTACATTCAACAACTGTCAATGTGAAGTCTTTGCTGAGGATGATGAGGATTGTGAGGAGTATGTGTCTAGTCAGAAGACATCCTGGGACAAGGGAGCAAAGTCCATGGACAAGTTTTTCAACTATAAAATAGAACCGAAAAGTATGAAGATGACTGAAGGAGTTCTGAGAGAACGCAAACATCTGGAGGCGTGTGTCAACAACCTACGCGAGCGGATCCACATGGTTGATCTGAAGCAGGATGAAATCAAGCAGACTCAAGAAGCACTCAAGGAACACAAGAATGACATTGAGGAAAACAACAACTTTACATATACTGTTGAAGAGCCGTACAAAGAAAAGGCTCCTACAAAAGAGGGGAATGCAACTACCTGCACAGTGTGTGAGGAGAACTGTCACTATCCAGGCTGCTGGTGGGTCAGTAATCTCTCATGGTGCAGTGTGATGCAGAACAACTGCTGCACTGTGTGTACTGGCAAATGTCACTACACCGATCAT tccctctctctgtccgctgcTCTGCATCTTGGCTTCCTGATTGACAAGATGAAGGAGACAGGAGAAACAAAGAAGGTTCAGAAACTggaagagatgaagaagagagctGAGGAACACAAGGGAGCTTTAGATTACTTTAAAGCTGGT AGGACTTTTGAGGCGCTCGAAGGGGTGATGCTGCTGGAGACATGA
- the LOC112235601 gene encoding uncharacterized protein LOC112235601 isoform X2: MSNSGSYTCEGVKGNKFSKTSEAVQLTVSGKPKPVLRISPQWLNPGDSVALNCKVDKTSTGWRFSWYRTVPYRAGLPSLSDKSYSLQPLSDNGTSEDSYSSSLIPAGPTPTGGYVCRAGRGDPVYGTLYSEPQFLWSGDLQSSVSLRISPNTTQHFISKSLSLSCEKKGSSTRLRLKRYTERGVESGCVSNWGSITGSICTISYSDTWDSGVYWCESGSGEYSNAVNITVHAGDVILESPVHPLTEGDSVTLTCKYWTTSSNIKADFYKDGILIKNETTGEMTIPAVSKSDEGFYKCKYPDNGESPESWMTVRAVAPGSSTSVLVGVVVGLVVAGVLLVILLVLLWRFKNAKGSCFNRIYLHPQPQCTNQDPHQDQGSTQGQAPDAGYTCLQHGGVHIYDTINPSDNYNNDAAAPPSHVTYAQIQLKKLDKKKNEKPADPKESPVYSDVKTGKATTAGLVDVTYAEVVLQKKNKAKKKRNNNPT, encoded by the exons atgtctaacaGTGGTTCATATACCTGTGAGGGTGTAAAGGGAAACAAGTTTTCCAAGACCAGTGAAGCTGTACAACTGACTGTGTCTG GTAAACCCAAGCCTGTCCTGAGAATCTCTCCTCAGTGGCTGAACCCTGGAGACTCAGTGGCTCTGAACTGTAAAGTTGACAAGACGTCTACAGGCTGGAGGTTCTCCTGGTACAGGACTGTTCCCTACAGAGCTGGGTTACCCTCCCTATCAGACAAGTCTTACTCTCTACAGCCCCTATCTGACAATGGGACTAGTGAAgactcctactcctcctctctgatccctgCTGGTCCTACTCCCACAGGAGGATATGTGTGTAGAGCTGGGAGAGGAGACCCAGTCTATGGCACACTCTACAGTGAACCTCAGTTTCTCTGGTCAGGAG ATCTGCAGTCTTCAGTGTCTCTCAGAATAAGTCCCAACACAACTCAACACTTTATATCAAAGTCTCTCTCACTGAGCTGTGAGAAGAAGGGGAGCTCTACCAGATTGAGACtgaagagatacacagagagaggagtagagtcaGGGTGTGTCTCTAACTGGGGATCAATAACAGGGTCCATATGTACCATCAGCTACTCAGACACATGGGACAGTGGAGTGTACTGGTGTGAGTCTGGATCAGGAGAGTACAGTAATGCTGTCAACATCACAGTGCATG CTGGTGATGTGATCCTGGAGAGCCCTGTTCATCCCCTGACTGAAGGAGACTCTGTGACTCTGACCTGCAAATACTGGACAACCAGCTCAAACATCAAGGCTGATTTCTACAAAGATGGAATACTCATCAAGAATGAGACCACAGGAGAGATGACCATCCCTGCAGTATCCAAGTCAGATGAAGGATTCTACAAATGCAAATACCCTGACAATGGAGAGTCACCAGAGAGCTGGATGACAGTGAGAG CCGTAGCTCCTGGATCCTCTACATCAGTCCTAGTAGGAGTGGTTGTGGGTCTGGTTGTTGCTGGTGTTCTACTGGTCATTCTCCTCGTCCTGCTGTGGAGATTTAAAAACGCCAAAG GATCCTGTTTTAACAGAATATACTT ACACCCCCAGCCCCAGTGCACCAACCAGGACCCCCACCAGGACCAAGGATCTACCCAGGGTCAGGCTCCTGATGCTGGGTATACATGTCTGCAGCATG GTGGTGTTCACATCTACGATACGATCAATCCCTCAGACAACTACAATAatg ATGCTGCTGCTCCACCAAGTCATGTGACATACGCCCAGATTCAACTCAAAAAGTTGGACAAGAAAAAGAATG AAAAGCCAGCTGATCCAAAAGAAAGTCCAGTCTACTCTGACGTGAAGACAGGAAAGGCCACAA CAGCTGGACTTGTTGATGTGACCTATGCTGAGGTTGTCCTCCAAAAGAAGAACAAAGCCAAGAAGAAGAG AAACAACAACCCCACCTGA
- the LOC112235601 gene encoding uncharacterized protein LOC112235601 isoform X1, giving the protein MSNSGSYTCEGVKGNKLSKTSEAIQLTVSGKPKPVLRISPQWLNPGDSVALNCKVDKTSTGWRFSWYRTVPYRAGLPSLSDKSYSLQPLSDNGTSEDSYSSSLIPAGPTPTGGYVCRAGRGDPVYGTLYSEPQFLWSGDLQSSVSLRISPNTTQHFISKSLSLSCEKKGSSTRLRLKRYTERGVESGCVSNWGSITGSICTISYSDTWDSGVYWCESGSGEYSNAVNITVHAGDVILESPVHPLTEGDSVTLTCKYWTTSSNIKADFYKDGILIKNETTGEMTIPAVSKSDEGFYKCKYPDNGESPESWMTVRAVAPGSSTSVLVGVVVGLVVAGVLLVILLVLLWRFKNAKGSCFNRIYLHPQPQCTNQDPHQDQGSTQGQAPDAGYTCLQHGGVHIYDTINPSDNYNNDAAAPPSHVTYAQIQLKKLDKKKNEKPADPKESPVYSDVKTGKATTAGLVDVTYAEVVLQKKNKAKKKRNNNPT; this is encoded by the exons atgtctaacaGTGGATCATATACCTGTGAGGGTGTAAAGGGAAACAAGTTATCCAAGACCAGTGAAGCTATACAACTGACTGTGTCTG GTAAACCCAAGCCTGTCCTGAGAATCTCTCCTCAGTGGCTGAACCCTGGAGACTCAGTGGCTCTGAACTGTAAAGTTGACAAGACGTCTACAGGCTGGAGGTTCTCCTGGTACAGGACTGTTCCCTACAGAGCTGGGTTACCCTCCCTATCAGACAAGTCTTACTCTCTACAGCCCCTATCTGACAATGGGACTAGTGAAgactcctactcctcctctctgatccctgCTGGTCCTACTCCCACAGGAGGATATGTGTGTAGAGCTGGGAGAGGAGACCCAGTCTATGGCACACTCTACAGTGAACCTCAGTTTCTCTGGTCAGGAG ATCTGCAGTCTTCAGTGTCTCTCAGAATAAGTCCCAACACAACTCAACACTTTATATCAAAGTCTCTCTCACTGAGCTGTGAGAAGAAGGGGAGCTCTACCAGATTGAGACtgaagagatacacagagagaggagtagagtcaGGGTGTGTCTCTAACTGGGGATCAATAACAGGGTCCATATGTACCATCAGCTACTCAGACACATGGGACAGTGGAGTGTACTGGTGTGAGTCTGGATCAGGAGAGTACAGTAATGCTGTCAACATCACAGTGCATG CTGGTGATGTGATCCTGGAGAGCCCTGTTCATCCCCTGACTGAAGGAGACTCTGTGACTCTGACCTGCAAATACTGGACAACCAGCTCAAACATCAAGGCTGATTTCTACAAAGATGGAATACTCATCAAGAATGAGACCACAGGAGAGATGACCATCCCTGCAGTATCCAAGTCAGATGAAGGATTCTACAAATGCAAATACCCTGACAATGGAGAGTCACCAGAGAGCTGGATGACAGTGAGAG CCGTAGCTCCTGGATCCTCTACATCAGTCCTAGTAGGAGTGGTTGTGGGTCTGGTTGTTGCTGGTGTTCTACTGGTCATTCTCCTCGTCCTGCTGTGGAGATTTAAAAACGCCAAAG GATCCTGTTTTAACAGAATATACTT ACACCCCCAGCCCCAGTGCACCAACCAGGACCCCCACCAGGACCAAGGATCTACCCAGGGTCAGGCTCCTGATGCTGGGTATACATGTCTGCAGCATG GTGGTGTTCACATCTACGATACGATCAATCCCTCAGACAACTACAATAatg ATGCTGCTGCTCCACCAAGTCATGTGACATACGCCCAGATTCAACTCAAAAAGTTGGACAAGAAAAAGAATG AAAAGCCAGCTGATCCAAAAGAAAGTCCAGTCTACTCTGACGTGAAGACAGGAAAGGCCACAA CAGCTGGACTTGTTGATGTGACCTATGCTGAGGTTGTCCTCCAAAAGAAGAACAAAGCCAAGAAGAAGAG AAACAACAACCCCACCTGA
- the LOC112235601 gene encoding uncharacterized protein LOC112235601 isoform X3: MSNSGSYTCEGVKGNKLSKTSEAIQLTVSGKPKPVLRISPQWLNPGDSVALNCKVDKTSTGWRFSWYRTVPYRAGLPSLSDKSYSLQPLSDNGTSEDSYSSSLIPAGPTPTGGYVCRAGRGDPVYGTLYSEPQFLWSGDLQSSVSLRISPNTTQHFISKSLSLSCEKKGSSTRLRLKRYTERGVESGCVSNWGSITGSICTISYSDTWDSGVYWCESGSGEYSNAVNITVHAGDVILESPVHPLTEGDSVTLTCKYWTTSSNIKADFYKDGILIKNETTGEMTIPAVSKSDEGFYKCKYPDNGESPESWMTVRAVAPGSSTSVLVGVVVGLVVAGVLLVILLVLLWRFKNAKGSCFNRIYLHPQPQCTNQDPHQDQGSTQGQAPDAGYTCLQHGGVHIYDTINPSDNYNNDAAAPPSHVTYAQIQLKKLDKKKNEKPADPKESPVYSDVKTGKATTGLVDVTYAEVVLQKKNKAKKKRNNNPT, encoded by the exons atgtctaacaGTGGATCATATACCTGTGAGGGTGTAAAGGGAAACAAGTTATCCAAGACCAGTGAAGCTATACAACTGACTGTGTCTG GTAAACCCAAGCCTGTCCTGAGAATCTCTCCTCAGTGGCTGAACCCTGGAGACTCAGTGGCTCTGAACTGTAAAGTTGACAAGACGTCTACAGGCTGGAGGTTCTCCTGGTACAGGACTGTTCCCTACAGAGCTGGGTTACCCTCCCTATCAGACAAGTCTTACTCTCTACAGCCCCTATCTGACAATGGGACTAGTGAAgactcctactcctcctctctgatccctgCTGGTCCTACTCCCACAGGAGGATATGTGTGTAGAGCTGGGAGAGGAGACCCAGTCTATGGCACACTCTACAGTGAACCTCAGTTTCTCTGGTCAGGAG ATCTGCAGTCTTCAGTGTCTCTCAGAATAAGTCCCAACACAACTCAACACTTTATATCAAAGTCTCTCTCACTGAGCTGTGAGAAGAAGGGGAGCTCTACCAGATTGAGACtgaagagatacacagagagaggagtagagtcaGGGTGTGTCTCTAACTGGGGATCAATAACAGGGTCCATATGTACCATCAGCTACTCAGACACATGGGACAGTGGAGTGTACTGGTGTGAGTCTGGATCAGGAGAGTACAGTAATGCTGTCAACATCACAGTGCATG CTGGTGATGTGATCCTGGAGAGCCCTGTTCATCCCCTGACTGAAGGAGACTCTGTGACTCTGACCTGCAAATACTGGACAACCAGCTCAAACATCAAGGCTGATTTCTACAAAGATGGAATACTCATCAAGAATGAGACCACAGGAGAGATGACCATCCCTGCAGTATCCAAGTCAGATGAAGGATTCTACAAATGCAAATACCCTGACAATGGAGAGTCACCAGAGAGCTGGATGACAGTGAGAG CCGTAGCTCCTGGATCCTCTACATCAGTCCTAGTAGGAGTGGTTGTGGGTCTGGTTGTTGCTGGTGTTCTACTGGTCATTCTCCTCGTCCTGCTGTGGAGATTTAAAAACGCCAAAG GATCCTGTTTTAACAGAATATACTT ACACCCCCAGCCCCAGTGCACCAACCAGGACCCCCACCAGGACCAAGGATCTACCCAGGGTCAGGCTCCTGATGCTGGGTATACATGTCTGCAGCATG GTGGTGTTCACATCTACGATACGATCAATCCCTCAGACAACTACAATAatg ATGCTGCTGCTCCACCAAGTCATGTGACATACGCCCAGATTCAACTCAAAAAGTTGGACAAGAAAAAGAATG AAAAGCCAGCTGATCCAAAAGAAAGTCCAGTCTACTCTGACGTGAAGACAGGAAAGGCCACAA CTGGACTTGTTGATGTGACCTATGCTGAGGTTGTCCTCCAAAAGAAGAACAAAGCCAAGAAGAAGAG AAACAACAACCCCACCTGA